One Lactobacillus sp. CBA3606 DNA segment encodes these proteins:
- a CDS encoding oxaloacetate decarboxylase subunit alpha, translating into MSKQKVELTETVLRDGQQSLIATRMPITDMVPILDKLDQAGYHALEVWGGATFDACLRYLDEDPWERLRVIRKHTHRTKLQMLLRGQNILGYKNYADDVVTAFVQKSLANGIDIIRMFDALNDTRNLKTALAATKKYGGHAQMTIAYTTSDFHTIPYYVKLAKEMTAMGADSLCIKDMAGILTPQRAYDLVSELKATIAIPIEIHTHATSGIATMTYLKAIEAGADIIDTASSPFAGGTSQPATESMLVALKDLGYDLRVNPTLAAEIAAYFAPIRDRFRQDGGLNPKVMDVQPKSLRYQVPGGMLSNLLAQLKDAGQEMLYEQVLNEVPKVRADLGYPPLVTPLSQMVGTQSLMNVMSGERYQLIPNEIKDYVRGLYGRSPVAISPAMIKKIIGDEQPITTRPADDIAPQLPEFKAEIGDYAHSLEDILTYGLFPDQGRDFLGRREDRFYDVPVQKIRLDFTSES; encoded by the coding sequence TTGAGTAAGCAAAAAGTTGAACTTACGGAAACGGTTTTACGTGATGGCCAGCAAAGCTTAATTGCGACGCGGATGCCAATCACAGATATGGTCCCAATCTTGGATAAATTAGATCAAGCTGGCTATCACGCGCTAGAGGTTTGGGGGGGAGCGACTTTTGATGCCTGTTTACGTTATTTAGATGAAGATCCTTGGGAACGATTACGAGTCATTCGAAAGCATACGCACCGGACGAAGTTGCAAATGTTACTACGAGGTCAAAACATTTTAGGTTATAAAAATTATGCCGATGATGTTGTAACAGCTTTTGTACAAAAATCGTTGGCTAATGGGATTGATATCATTCGGATGTTTGATGCGCTAAATGATACACGTAACTTAAAAACAGCTTTGGCTGCAACCAAAAAGTATGGTGGGCATGCGCAAATGACGATTGCGTATACAACTAGTGATTTTCACACGATTCCATACTACGTTAAGTTAGCTAAAGAAATGACGGCAATGGGAGCCGATTCACTCTGTATTAAGGATATGGCTGGTATTTTAACGCCGCAACGTGCCTATGATTTAGTTAGTGAATTGAAAGCCACGATTGCAATTCCAATTGAAATTCATACACATGCGACGAGTGGCATTGCAACGATGACTTATTTAAAGGCAATCGAAGCTGGTGCTGATATTATTGATACGGCAAGTTCGCCATTTGCAGGGGGGACCAGTCAGCCAGCTACGGAATCAATGTTAGTTGCTTTGAAAGACTTAGGTTATGACTTACGGGTTAATCCAACGCTAGCAGCTGAAATTGCAGCCTATTTTGCGCCAATTCGGGATCGCTTTCGTCAAGATGGTGGCTTGAATCCGAAAGTAATGGATGTTCAGCCGAAATCTCTGCGCTATCAAGTGCCCGGTGGAATGTTGTCGAATTTGTTAGCACAGCTTAAAGATGCGGGACAAGAAATGTTATACGAGCAGGTCTTAAACGAAGTTCCTAAAGTTCGCGCTGATTTGGGATATCCACCGTTAGTGACACCATTATCGCAGATGGTTGGCACCCAATCCTTGATGAATGTGATGAGTGGTGAACGCTATCAGTTAATTCCAAATGAGATAAAAGACTATGTTCGTGGGTTATATGGTCGGTCGCCAGTGGCAATTTCTCCGGCGATGATTAAAAAAATTATTGGTGATGAGCAGCCAATTACGACTCGCCCAGCCGATGATATTGCACCGCAATTACCAGAATTCAAAGCAGAAATTGGAGACTATGCTCATAGCTTAGAGGATATTTTAACTTATGGATTATTCCCAGATCAAGGTCGTGATTTCTTAGGTCGCCGTGAAGATCGGTTCTATGACGTTCCGGTTCAAAAGATTCGGCTTGATTTTACGTCTGAAAGTTAG
- a CDS encoding OadG-related small transporter subunit produces MVENLKIAFELMGFGMGGVFLVLFIIFLIAKLLLKLLPAK; encoded by the coding sequence ATGGTTGAAAATTTAAAAATTGCATTTGAATTAATGGGTTTTGGTATGGGTGGCGTTTTCTTGGTATTATTCATCATTTTTTTAATTGCCAAGTTACTGTTGAAACTATTACCGGCTAAGTGA
- a CDS encoding sodium ion-translocating decarboxylase subunit beta, giving the protein METLIQGIASITLGQIAMMLIGGILIYLGIKKEYEPTLLVPMGLGAILVNFPDTGVLTQVIGGTKAEGVLDVLFKAGITTELFPLLIFIGIGAMIDFGPLLQNPFMLLFGAAAQFGIFFVIIVAVLFGFDIKEAASIGIIGAADGPTAIFVSNQLAQNLLGPITVAAYSYMALVPIIQPLAIKAVTTKKERQIRMTYKAESVSKTTKILFPIIVTILAGFIAPISLPLVGFLMFGNLLRECGVLDRLAATAQNELVNIVSILLGLTISVKLQAAQFLNLQTLMIIAFGLVAFVMDSIGGVLFAKLLNVFRREKINPMIGAAGISAFPMSSRVIQKMASDEDPKNFVLMYAVGANVSGQIGSVIAGGLLLSFFM; this is encoded by the coding sequence GTGGAGACATTGATTCAAGGCATTGCATCAATTACCTTAGGCCAAATTGCGATGATGCTAATTGGCGGTATCTTAATTTATTTAGGTATCAAAAAAGAATATGAACCAACTTTGCTAGTGCCAATGGGATTAGGTGCGATTTTAGTTAATTTTCCCGACACAGGGGTTTTAACCCAAGTCATTGGAGGGACCAAGGCAGAAGGCGTCTTAGATGTTCTCTTTAAAGCCGGTATTACCACGGAATTATTTCCATTATTAATTTTCATTGGGATTGGCGCCATGATTGATTTTGGTCCTTTATTACAAAATCCGTTTATGCTTTTATTTGGCGCCGCAGCTCAATTTGGTATTTTCTTTGTCATCATCGTAGCTGTTTTATTTGGTTTTGATATTAAAGAAGCTGCCTCAATTGGTATTATTGGCGCAGCAGATGGACCGACTGCAATTTTTGTTTCAAATCAATTGGCGCAAAATTTATTGGGGCCAATTACGGTGGCCGCCTATTCGTATATGGCATTAGTCCCGATTATTCAACCATTGGCAATTAAGGCGGTTACGACCAAAAAAGAGCGTCAAATTCGAATGACTTATAAGGCAGAAAGCGTTTCTAAAACGACGAAGATTTTGTTCCCGATTATTGTCACTATTTTGGCAGGTTTTATTGCGCCAATCTCATTACCATTAGTTGGCTTTTTGATGTTTGGTAATCTATTGCGGGAATGTGGCGTTTTGGATCGGTTAGCAGCTACGGCGCAAAATGAATTGGTTAATATTGTCAGCATTTTGTTAGGGCTAACTATTTCAGTGAAGTTACAAGCTGCTCAATTTTTGAATTTACAAACTTTGATGATTATCGCTTTTGGGCTAGTGGCATTCGTTATGGACTCTATTGGCGGTGTTTTGTTTGCCAAACTGTTAAATGTCTTTCGACGAGAAAAAATTAATCCCATGATTGGGGCTGCCGGTATTTCAGCGTTTCCAATGTCTAGTCGAGTCATCCAAAAAATGGCTTCGGATGAGGACCCTAAGAACTTTGTCTTGATGTATGCTGTCGGGGCTAATGTTTCGGGTCAGATTGGTTCAGTTATTGCAGGGGGCCTATTACTATCATTCTTTATGTAG
- a CDS encoding acetyl-CoA carboxylase biotin carboxyl carrier protein subunit, translating into MLRKFKITIDGKEYLVEMEEIGGNSSQPTTLQSVAPTSAPAPVATEAASVQASQPVTDATAMVAPMPGAIIKILVAPGDQVKENQPLMVLEAMKMENEIVANQAGVVAAIYVTKNDTVNAGDALIRLS; encoded by the coding sequence ATGTTACGTAAATTTAAAATTACGATTGATGGTAAAGAATATTTAGTTGAGATGGAAGAAATTGGTGGTAACTCGTCACAACCAACGACGCTTCAATCAGTAGCACCAACGTCAGCCCCAGCCCCTGTGGCTACGGAGGCAGCATCAGTTCAGGCATCGCAGCCGGTTACAGATGCGACTGCAATGGTTGCCCCAATGCCGGGGGCAATTATTAAAATATTAGTGGCACCTGGTGATCAGGTGAAAGAAAATCAACCGTTAATGGTCTTAGAAGCTATGAAGATGGAAAATGAAATTGTCGCTAATCAAGCGGGAGTAGTGGCTGCCATTTATGTGACTAAAAATGACACGGTCAATGCAGGTGATGCGCTAATTAGACTTAGCTGA
- the citX gene encoding citrate lyase holo-[acyl-carrier protein] synthase gives MSNPFQNLTGPAITLPQMLATRDWRSDQQLKLLQTYLGTTLIWSSVRIPGPIKTGPRLVTAYQAILAHLNQYYGVRVLASGQFDWATGFEFYLILNQTASTVKQHLITIEQNPGFSQLCDLDVLTLVNNQLHQTNRHGLDLPVRPCLICGADAKVCSRSRRHGLVDVQRTVDEIITVGWREI, from the coding sequence ATGTCTAATCCCTTTCAGAATTTGACTGGGCCGGCCATTACCTTACCACAAATGTTAGCGACTAGAGATTGGCGGTCTGACCAGCAATTAAAGCTGCTGCAAACTTACCTTGGTACAACCTTGATTTGGTCTTCTGTCCGGATTCCAGGGCCGATTAAAACCGGCCCACGGCTCGTGACTGCGTACCAAGCGATATTGGCACACTTGAATCAATATTATGGGGTGCGAGTACTGGCATCAGGGCAATTTGATTGGGCCACTGGCTTTGAGTTTTACTTGATTTTGAATCAAACTGCCAGCACAGTTAAGCAGCATTTAATTACGATTGAACAGAATCCTGGTTTTAGTCAGTTATGTGACTTAGATGTTTTAACATTAGTCAATAACCAGTTACACCAGACTAATCGGCACGGATTGGATTTACCGGTGCGTCCTTGTTTGATTTGTGGTGCAGATGCTAAAGTTTGTAGTCGGTCACGTCGGCACGGGCTAGTTGATGTTCAGCGGACCGTTGATGAGATTATCACAGTAGGGTGGCGAGAAATTTGA
- the citD gene encoding citrate lyase acyl carrier protein, which produces MSTSQTVTVGTLESSDLMITLKPNNSGIQVELESNVKKQFGTHITALIIETLQHFGVVDIQVTAVDKGALDCTIKARTIAAIYRLQGKTDYDWKVIDAWNA; this is translated from the coding sequence ATGTCAACATCTCAAACAGTTACCGTGGGAACCTTAGAATCAAGTGATTTAATGATTACACTCAAACCTAATAATAGTGGTATTCAAGTTGAATTAGAGAGCAACGTAAAAAAACAATTTGGTACTCACATTACAGCTTTAATTATTGAAACGCTACAGCATTTTGGTGTGGTGGATATTCAGGTGACGGCTGTGGATAAAGGGGCTTTGGACTGTACCATTAAAGCTCGTACGATTGCAGCCATTTATCGTTTACAAGGAAAAACCGATTATGATTGGAAGGTGATTGACGCATGGAACGCTTAA
- the citC gene encoding [citrate (pro-3S)-lyase] ligase, with protein sequence MMVVKQLWFQFDPSVRQQWRDLLVAAQLVPDEQVDYTVGIYDGAQLIGTGSLYQNIIKEVAIDPTATQQNLLAPLIKALLDRLDETKYESAFVYTKPMTAPYFEAMGFKVIVTTDEVSLLEWGYPNFDDYQAYLRQYQRPSKQAAAIVMNANPFTLGHQYLIDQALKSSDVVYVFVVSEDRSQFKTATRLAMVRRAVAGNQRVVVLETAHYLVSNATFPTYFLKDQADLMLAKTQARLDATLFLTKIKPVLAIQQRLVGAEPDSPVTQVYNDQLAQVFASQLSLTVVPRLRQAGQPISATIVRQALSNGDWATVERQVPPINYQFLKGS encoded by the coding sequence ATGATGGTAGTAAAACAATTGTGGTTTCAGTTTGATCCAAGCGTCAGACAACAGTGGCGGGACTTGCTAGTAGCAGCCCAATTAGTGCCAGATGAGCAAGTTGATTATACGGTCGGAATTTACGATGGTGCGCAATTAATTGGAACCGGCTCACTTTATCAAAATATTATTAAGGAAGTTGCAATTGATCCAACAGCTACTCAACAAAATTTGTTGGCACCGCTAATTAAAGCTTTGTTGGATCGATTGGATGAAACCAAATATGAGTCAGCTTTTGTTTATACCAAGCCTATGACAGCGCCTTATTTTGAAGCAATGGGATTTAAAGTGATTGTTACTACGGATGAAGTAAGTTTATTGGAATGGGGTTATCCTAATTTCGATGACTATCAGGCCTACTTGCGTCAATATCAGCGTCCAAGTAAGCAGGCTGCTGCTATTGTGATGAATGCGAATCCGTTTACGTTAGGGCATCAATATTTAATTGATCAAGCTTTAAAAAGTAGTGATGTGGTGTATGTTTTTGTTGTTTCTGAAGACCGCTCTCAATTTAAAACTGCAACTCGTTTAGCGATGGTGAGACGTGCCGTAGCAGGAAATCAGCGGGTCGTGGTCTTAGAAACGGCTCATTATTTAGTTTCAAATGCGACTTTTCCGACGTATTTTTTGAAAGATCAGGCCGATTTGATGCTTGCAAAAACGCAGGCTCGCTTAGATGCGACGTTATTTTTAACTAAAATTAAACCGGTGCTAGCCATTCAACAACGATTAGTTGGGGCAGAACCAGATTCGCCAGTGACGCAGGTTTATAACGACCAGTTGGCACAAGTTTTTGCAAGTCAACTATCATTGACAGTTGTGCCAAGGTTACGACAAGCGGGGCAACCAATTAGTGCAACCATTGTGCGGCAGGCGCTATCAAATGGTGATTGGGCCACTGTTGAACGCCAGGTACCACCAATTAATTATCAATTTTTGAAAGGAAGTTAG
- the citF gene encoding citrate lyase subunit alpha encodes MVVNQVKREIPAKYATQYGVYTGEFTHIEHYQEATRRIKPLQPYTSKLVASIHDAIVKTGLKDGMTISFHHHFREGDYVMNLVLAEIAKMGIKNLSIAPSSIANVHAPLIDHIKNGVVTNITSSGLRDKVGAAISSGIMANPVVIRSHGGRARAIVRGDIHIDIAFLGAPSADIYGNINGTHGKATCGSLGYAMVDAKYADQVVAITDTLMPYPNTPISIPQTDVDYVVQVDEIGDPDGIAKGATRFTKNPKELLIAEYAAKVITASSYFKTGFSFQTGSGGAALAVSRFLRQTMIDQDVKASFALGGITNAMVEMQQEGLVDKLMDVQDFDHPAAISLAENTNHYEIDATMYASPLSKGAVINQLDVAILSALEIDTDFNVNVITGSDGILRGASGGHCDTSAACKLSVVIAPVVRGRIPTIVDAVTTVITPGASVDVVVTELGIAINPQRPDLITMFKDLKVPQLTITELKDRAYAITGVPAKIEHGDQTVALIEYRDGTLIDVVKNV; translated from the coding sequence ATGGTCGTTAATCAAGTGAAACGTGAGATTCCAGCAAAATATGCGACGCAATATGGGGTCTATACTGGTGAATTTACACATATTGAACACTATCAGGAGGCAACCCGCCGGATAAAGCCACTTCAGCCATATACCAGTAAATTAGTTGCCAGTATTCACGATGCCATTGTTAAGACCGGCTTAAAAGATGGCATGACGATTTCATTTCATCACCATTTTCGGGAAGGCGATTATGTCATGAATTTGGTGTTGGCTGAAATTGCTAAGATGGGTATTAAAAACTTGTCAATTGCCCCAAGTTCGATTGCTAATGTGCATGCACCTTTAATTGACCATATCAAAAATGGCGTGGTCACTAATATTACCTCCAGTGGGTTACGTGATAAGGTTGGCGCGGCTATTTCCAGTGGCATTATGGCTAATCCAGTTGTTATTCGATCACATGGAGGTCGCGCCCGGGCAATTGTACGAGGCGATATTCATATTGATATTGCTTTTTTAGGCGCCCCAAGTGCCGATATCTATGGCAATATTAATGGCACGCATGGCAAGGCTACTTGCGGTTCATTGGGATATGCCATGGTTGATGCTAAGTATGCTGATCAAGTGGTCGCAATCACCGATACCTTAATGCCTTATCCAAATACCCCCATCAGCATCCCTCAAACCGATGTGGATTACGTGGTTCAAGTGGATGAAATCGGTGATCCAGATGGCATTGCCAAAGGGGCTACCCGGTTTACTAAGAATCCGAAAGAATTATTAATTGCCGAATATGCGGCTAAAGTCATTACGGCTTCAAGCTATTTCAAAACTGGCTTTTCTTTTCAGACCGGAAGTGGCGGGGCAGCACTCGCAGTGAGTCGTTTTTTGCGCCAAACAATGATTGATCAAGATGTTAAAGCGAGTTTTGCGCTTGGTGGCATTACCAATGCCATGGTTGAGATGCAACAAGAAGGTTTAGTTGATAAGCTAATGGATGTGCAAGACTTTGATCACCCAGCAGCCATTTCGTTGGCTGAAAATACCAATCATTATGAAATTGATGCGACCATGTATGCCTCGCCATTGAGCAAAGGGGCCGTCATTAATCAATTAGATGTGGCAATCTTATCAGCTTTAGAAATTGATACTGACTTTAATGTTAACGTTATTACAGGGTCAGATGGTATTTTGCGTGGTGCGTCTGGTGGTCATTGTGATACGAGTGCCGCTTGTAAGTTAAGCGTGGTGATTGCACCGGTGGTTCGTGGTCGCATCCCAACTATTGTAGATGCAGTAACGACTGTAATTACGCCAGGCGCCAGTGTTGACGTGGTTGTGACTGAACTAGGAATTGCGATTAATCCACAACGACCAGACCTAATTACAATGTTTAAAGATTTAAAAGTCCCTCAGTTAACGATTACAGAACTTAAAGACCGAGCATATGCGATTACTGGCGTACCAGCTAAGATTGAACATGGTGATCAAACCGTAGCCTTAATTGAGTATCGGGATGGAACCTTAATTGATGTGGTTAAAAATGTCTAA
- the citE gene encoding citrate (pro-3S)-lyase subunit beta, producing MERLRRTMMFVPGANPAMLRDAILYGADSVMFDLEDAVSIKEKDTARILVYSALKTFDYTAVETVVRVNALDAGGKQDIEAMILGGIDVIRLPKTETAQDIVAVDETITAVETKYQLTVGRTKMMAAIESAEGVLNAREIAKASNRMIGIALGAEDYVTSQKTRRYADGAELFFARNYILHAARAAGISAIDTVYSDVDNETGLQRETELIKQLGFDGKSVINPRQIPIINRVYAPTSQEVQKAQEMMAGIKAAEAKGAGVIAVNGQMVDKPVVERAERVLALAKATNMEVN from the coding sequence ATGGAACGCTTAAGAAGAACCATGATGTTTGTCCCTGGAGCTAATCCGGCCATGTTACGCGACGCTATCTTATATGGTGCCGATTCGGTCATGTTTGACTTAGAGGACGCTGTTTCAATAAAGGAAAAAGACACAGCCCGCATATTAGTTTATTCTGCCTTAAAAACATTTGACTATACGGCAGTTGAAACGGTAGTGCGAGTGAATGCGTTGGATGCTGGTGGTAAGCAAGATATTGAAGCCATGATTTTAGGCGGCATTGATGTGATTCGCTTGCCTAAGACGGAAACTGCGCAAGATATTGTAGCCGTTGATGAAACGATCACAGCTGTTGAAACTAAGTATCAGTTAACCGTTGGTCGCACTAAAATGATGGCGGCGATTGAATCGGCTGAGGGTGTTTTGAATGCACGTGAGATTGCTAAAGCTTCTAATCGAATGATTGGTATTGCGTTAGGGGCCGAGGATTACGTGACAAGCCAGAAAACTCGGCGATACGCGGACGGGGCTGAATTATTTTTTGCCCGTAATTATATCTTACATGCTGCTCGTGCTGCTGGAATTTCCGCCATTGATACCGTTTATTCGGACGTTGACAATGAAACTGGGTTGCAACGCGAAACTGAATTAATTAAGCAACTTGGTTTTGATGGTAAGTCGGTTATTAATCCACGTCAGATTCCAATTATTAATCGCGTTTATGCACCAACTAGTCAAGAAGTACAAAAAGCGCAAGAAATGATGGCGGGGATTAAAGCGGCTGAAGCTAAAGGGGCTGGCGTGATTGCGGTTAATGGTCAAATGGTGGATAAACCAGTGGTTGAACGGGCTGAGCGCGTTTTGGCTTTAGCAAAAGCAACTAATATGGAGGTGAACTAA